Proteins from a genomic interval of Rubinisphaera italica:
- the rpsO gene encoding 30S ribosomal protein S15: protein MSITKVKKQELIDDYKRTEGDTGSPDVQIAVLSHRISELTAHLKTHSKDFASRRGLLMLVSRRRRLLDYVRAKDPSRYASLIERLSLRK, encoded by the coding sequence ATGTCAATCACCAAAGTGAAGAAGCAGGAACTGATTGATGATTATAAGCGAACCGAAGGGGATACCGGTTCGCCCGATGTTCAGATTGCCGTTTTATCCCATCGTATCAGCGAGTTGACCGCTCACTTGAAGACTCACAGCAAAGATTTTGCAAGCCGACGTGGTCTGCTGATGCTGGTCAGCCGTCGTCGCCGATTGCTCGATTATGTTCGAGCCAAGGATCCGTCACGTTACGCATCCCTGATTGAGCGACTCAGTTTGAGAAAGTAG